A single window of Anaerocolumna chitinilytica DNA harbors:
- a CDS encoding ATP-binding cassette domain-containing protein, with amino-acid sequence MMFSFESVSKNYKNTIALNNFSADLSEGVYALLGPNGAGKSTLMNIISGNINASSGKCLWNGQNIEDLGKKFLNILGYMPQQQNLYHNFTARQFLWYMAALKGLTRRQASDKIDFLLELTHLQKDAHKKLGTFSGGMRQRILIAQSLLNDPQMLILDEPTAGLDPMERVSIRNFISEISLSKIVIFATHVVSDIENIAKEIIFLKQGQLVLKDSPLNILQSMSSKIWQSSIPADELEGIRQKFAVSSVVPQRDGTLCVYVMSESCPKDFSWTAAVPNLESVYLYLFNEDNNENIFR; translated from the coding sequence ATGATGTTTTCATTTGAAAGTGTATCAAAAAATTACAAGAATACCATTGCACTAAATAACTTTAGCGCAGACTTATCAGAAGGTGTCTATGCGTTACTTGGGCCAAATGGTGCCGGTAAATCCACATTAATGAATATTATCTCAGGCAATATCAATGCCAGTTCGGGAAAATGTTTATGGAACGGTCAAAACATTGAAGATTTGGGAAAAAAGTTCCTGAACATATTAGGTTATATGCCGCAGCAGCAGAATTTATATCATAATTTCACAGCCAGGCAATTTCTGTGGTATATGGCTGCCTTAAAAGGTCTGACCCGCAGACAAGCATCAGATAAAATTGACTTTTTATTAGAATTAACCCATTTGCAGAAAGATGCACATAAAAAATTAGGCACATTTTCCGGTGGTATGAGACAGAGGATACTCATTGCGCAATCACTTCTGAATGACCCGCAGATGCTTATTCTGGATGAACCAACAGCTGGTCTTGACCCGATGGAGAGAGTAAGCATCCGAAATTTTATCAGTGAGATATCTTTAAGTAAGATAGTAATCTTTGCCACCCATGTAGTCAGTGATATTGAGAATATTGCAAAAGAGATTATCTTTCTTAAGCAGGGACAGCTGGTCTTAAAGGATTCCCCGCTTAACATTTTACAATCCATGTCCTCTAAGATATGGCAAAGCAGTATCCCTGCAGATGAGCTTGAAGGGATTCGGCAAAAATTTGCAGTCAGCAGTGTAGTCCCTCAGAGGGATGGTACTCTTTGTGTATATGTAATGTCAGAATCTTGCCCAAAAGATTTTTCGTGGACGGCTGCCGTACCAAATTTAGAAAGCGTCTATCTGTACTTATTTAATGAGGATAACAATGAGAATATTTTCAGGTGA
- a CDS encoding pyridoxamine kinase has protein sequence MQKRVAAIHDISCFGRCSLTVALPILSAAGIATSIIPTAVLSTHTGGFEGYTFRDLTEDIIPVAKHWKSLDLRFEAIYTGYLGSYAQLTMVSEIFDMFREADTLILVDPVMGDNGKLYTAFDESFPKGMFELCAKADVIVPNITEAALLLGEDYKEGPYTREYIEGLLSRLSSTGVKKIVLTGVYLEEGQMGAAAYDCITKSVNYYFREKIPGMYHGTGDVFSSVLLSGLLCNQSLEQSMKLAVDFTTDAILRTYNDKTDTRYGVNFEQGLSAFGNLCLNNNNC, from the coding sequence ATGCAGAAAAGAGTAGCAGCAATTCATGATATATCTTGTTTTGGAAGGTGTTCACTTACCGTTGCACTGCCAATACTTTCAGCGGCAGGGATTGCGACCAGTATTATCCCAACAGCTGTTTTATCTACTCATACAGGAGGATTTGAAGGTTATACTTTTAGAGATTTAACCGAAGATATTATACCGGTGGCAAAGCATTGGAAATCTCTTGACCTGCGGTTTGAAGCAATTTATACCGGTTATTTGGGTTCCTATGCGCAACTTACAATGGTTTCAGAAATATTTGATATGTTTCGTGAAGCAGATACCTTAATCTTAGTCGATCCGGTAATGGGTGATAACGGGAAACTTTATACGGCTTTTGATGAAAGCTTTCCTAAAGGAATGTTTGAGCTATGTGCAAAAGCGGATGTTATTGTACCTAATATTACAGAAGCTGCTCTTTTACTGGGAGAAGATTATAAGGAAGGACCATATACTAGAGAATATATAGAAGGTTTGTTAAGCAGGCTATCTTCCACAGGAGTTAAGAAAATTGTGCTGACCGGAGTTTATCTGGAAGAAGGTCAAATGGGTGCGGCAGCTTATGATTGTATTACCAAAAGTGTTAACTATTATTTTAGAGAAAAGATTCCGGGTATGTACCATGGCACCGGTGATGTATTTTCAAGTGTATTGCTCTCCGGTTTACTATGTAATCAATCATTAGAGCAGTCCATGAAACTGGCAGTTGATTTTACTACAGATGCAATACTTAGAACTTACAATGATAAAACAGACACCAGATATGGTGTTAATTTCGAACAGGGTCTAAGTGCATTTGGAAATCTGTGCCTTAACAATAACAATTGTTGA
- a CDS encoding methyl-accepting chemotaxis protein, translating to MKLRNLKVKTQIAILSAVLVIATILIGAISLINQQQTLENDLKVQETGIRADYDNNIKEQVQSAISMLNHVYAKYQKGEYTLDEAKNISADLLRNMSYGDNNYFWADTYDGTNVVLLGSKTEGTNRLNNVDKKGFEFMKAIIQTGIDGGGFTNYWFPKPNETEPLPKRSYSQAFEPFSWVIGTGNYTDYIDKTIKELSLQQEKKVKQTMFNDVIIISITVLFSLFCCFDIIKRINKNFRSISIYLGQLAKGDFRANLPDGLKNRKDDFGLLAIDLESMKHSVSALLLNTKKEADDIILSVAKANENMKALNSNLLEISATTQELAAGMEETAASTEELNSTSIEIEAAARNIAEKSQEGSMKVLEINKRAANTKETASNSQQMISQISHEISSSLEAAVERAKIVEQIDILSHSIMNITSQTNLLALNAAIEAARAGEAGKGFSVVADEIRHLAEQSKSMVEQIQLVTSKVTEAVNDLSGSANSLLTFVSGDIKNSMNNFLLIANDYNDDSIYMDNMITDFSATAEQLLASIHNVLLAVNQISLAASEGASGTSDIAAKVTDVNNKSFDVVNLISSADTSGLTLKKEISNFNI from the coding sequence ATGAAACTTAGAAACTTAAAAGTGAAAACACAAATAGCAATACTTTCAGCAGTTTTAGTAATTGCTACCATCTTAATCGGTGCAATATCACTGATTAACCAGCAGCAGACTTTAGAAAACGATCTAAAAGTACAAGAAACAGGTATACGTGCTGACTATGATAACAATATTAAAGAACAGGTACAAAGCGCAATCTCTATGCTAAATCATGTTTATGCTAAATATCAGAAAGGTGAATATACCCTGGATGAAGCAAAAAACATAAGTGCTGATTTGCTTCGAAATATGTCCTATGGAGATAATAATTACTTCTGGGCCGATACCTACGATGGAACGAATGTCGTACTCCTTGGCAGTAAAACAGAAGGTACCAATCGGTTAAACAATGTAGATAAAAAAGGATTTGAATTTATGAAAGCAATTATTCAGACAGGGATAGACGGCGGCGGCTTCACAAATTACTGGTTTCCAAAGCCTAATGAAACAGAACCCCTGCCTAAACGAAGCTATAGCCAGGCATTCGAACCGTTTTCCTGGGTTATCGGTACCGGTAATTACACTGATTATATCGATAAAACTATAAAAGAACTATCTCTTCAACAGGAAAAGAAAGTTAAACAGACGATGTTTAACGATGTTATTATCATAAGTATTACTGTCCTTTTTTCACTTTTTTGCTGCTTCGATATCATTAAGCGAATCAATAAAAACTTTCGTTCAATCAGTATATACTTAGGACAACTTGCAAAAGGTGATTTTCGTGCAAATCTGCCGGATGGTCTTAAGAACAGAAAAGATGATTTTGGCTTATTGGCTATAGATCTGGAATCTATGAAACATTCGGTTAGCGCACTTCTTTTGAATACCAAAAAGGAAGCCGATGATATTATACTTTCCGTGGCTAAAGCAAACGAGAATATGAAAGCTCTGAATAGCAATTTACTTGAAATATCTGCAACCACACAAGAACTGGCCGCCGGTATGGAAGAAACAGCAGCCTCTACCGAAGAACTTAATTCAACCTCTATTGAAATTGAAGCAGCTGCAAGAAATATAGCTGAGAAGTCTCAAGAAGGCAGCATGAAGGTTCTAGAGATTAATAAGCGTGCAGCCAATACAAAAGAAACTGCAAGCAATTCCCAGCAGATGATATCACAGATATCTCATGAAATCAGCAGCAGTTTAGAAGCAGCTGTAGAACGCGCTAAAATTGTTGAGCAGATTGATATCCTATCCCACTCAATCATGAACATTACATCTCAAACCAACCTATTAGCTCTAAACGCTGCCATTGAAGCCGCCAGAGCTGGTGAAGCCGGAAAAGGGTTTTCTGTAGTAGCAGATGAGATCAGGCATTTAGCAGAACAGTCAAAATCTATGGTTGAGCAGATACAGTTGGTAACCTCAAAAGTTACAGAAGCTGTCAATGATCTTTCCGGCAGCGCAAACAGTCTCCTCACCTTTGTATCTGGAGACATCAAGAATAGCATGAACAATTTCCTTTTGATCGCCAATGACTATAATGATGATTCTATCTATATGGACAATATGATAACAGATTTCAGCGCTACCGCAGAGCAGTTATTAGCTTCTATTCATAATGTTTTATTAGCTGTTAACCAGATATCTCTTGCTGCTTCTGAAGGGGCTTCCGGAACGAGTGATATAGCAGCAAAGGTTACTGATGTTAA
- a CDS encoding lipase family protein, with protein MVNFMQDSKDVMPMLAASKLAYHIKNGKLPATCRFRIDEWIGGVPYNWYRTAGFTKEVYTFTAGINNIHAGLMGISKNKLIIALRGTDGDDTLTGSILDWLNNFLAVQIPFSYGQGNVHEGFYLAAESLKGEMIPKAEELYNQLANQYEAPEIILTGHSKGGAVATIMGAMLSEIHDRKYKDKITLYTFGAPRAGDEKFADTYRTLTNYRYEAFLDIVCHLPLTMQEMTLLKRLGPVQELFAQCFQLKPYKSVGEEICIYNSVDNFGKFPPDGKNLAGETLNSFCAIEQIVRYGAFQVFAGCHDKDYYLLDKSIQFH; from the coding sequence ATGGTTAATTTTATGCAGGATAGCAAAGATGTAATGCCTATGTTAGCTGCCTCCAAACTGGCATATCATATTAAGAATGGGAAATTGCCAGCCACCTGTCGGTTCAGGATTGATGAATGGATTGGAGGAGTACCTTATAACTGGTATCGCACGGCAGGTTTTACGAAAGAAGTCTATACCTTTACTGCCGGTATTAACAATATTCATGCAGGCCTTATGGGTATATCTAAGAATAAACTTATTATTGCTCTAAGGGGTACTGATGGTGATGATACATTAACAGGAAGTATCCTTGATTGGCTGAATAATTTCTTGGCTGTGCAAATACCTTTTTCTTATGGACAGGGGAATGTACACGAAGGCTTTTACCTGGCGGCTGAAAGTCTTAAGGGAGAAATGATACCGAAAGCAGAGGAATTGTATAATCAACTAGCAAATCAATATGAAGCACCGGAAATAATCCTTACCGGACATAGTAAAGGCGGCGCAGTTGCTACAATTATGGGTGCGATGCTGTCAGAAATCCATGACAGAAAATACAAGGATAAGATTACTCTCTATACTTTTGGTGCTCCAAGGGCCGGTGATGAGAAGTTTGCTGATACTTATAGGACATTAACCAATTACCGATATGAAGCGTTTTTAGATATCGTATGTCATTTGCCCTTAACAATGCAGGAAATGACTCTTCTTAAACGCCTTGGACCGGTACAGGAGTTATTTGCACAGTGCTTTCAGTTAAAACCATATAAATCAGTAGGGGAAGAAATCTGCATTTATAATAGTGTTGATAATTTTGGAAAGTTTCCGCCTGATGGCAAAAATTTAGCAGGTGAAACACTTAATTCTTTTTGTGCCATTGAACAGATTGTGCGTTATGGAGCTTTTCAGGTATTCGCAGGATGCCACGATAAGGACTACTATCTGCTTGACAAATCCATTCAGTTCCATTAA
- the hisS gene encoding histidine--tRNA ligase produces the protein MKTSTVKGTNDYLPKEAALRDFLMEEILRTYQSCGFQRIMTPVIEDIENLDKSEGGENLNLIFKVLKRGDKLEKALEAKDEKELCDMGLRYDLTLPLSRYYANNKEKLLSPFKCIQIDRVYRAERPQKGRLREFYQCDIDIIGTSSLTAEVELITTTAQALKNIGIGDFKVKINNRKLLKAILMTTGFQPEELDSVCISIDKLDKVGLDGVKDELSTKGFKSESIHKLAEVLSTKPFTLEEAERLCPEEESVKEIRFILDSVKALNSEFDVEYDITLIRGQGYYTGTVFEVESTKFRGAIAGGGRYDNLIGKFLNETVPAVGFSIGFERIFGILTDIGFQIPDRMKQIAVLYEEKDFIPAMEYAKEIRGKFNVAMYVKPKKTGKFIDKLQEQGCDGFYIFGQSEEINFL, from the coding sequence ATGAAAACTTCTACCGTAAAAGGTACCAATGATTATTTACCCAAGGAAGCAGCATTAAGAGACTTTTTAATGGAGGAGATACTTAGAACATACCAGTCCTGCGGCTTTCAAAGAATAATGACTCCGGTTATCGAAGATATAGAGAATTTGGATAAGAGCGAAGGCGGAGAAAACTTAAATCTAATCTTTAAAGTGTTAAAGAGGGGCGATAAGCTGGAAAAAGCCTTGGAAGCAAAAGATGAGAAAGAACTTTGTGACATGGGTCTTCGTTATGACTTGACACTTCCTCTTAGCAGATATTATGCCAATAATAAAGAAAAACTGCTTTCTCCTTTTAAATGCATTCAGATTGACAGAGTATATCGTGCAGAACGCCCACAAAAAGGCCGTTTAAGAGAGTTCTATCAATGTGATATTGATATTATCGGAACTTCATCCCTGACTGCTGAAGTGGAATTAATAACCACCACTGCACAAGCACTTAAGAATATCGGTATTGGTGATTTTAAAGTTAAGATTAACAACAGAAAACTTTTAAAAGCAATTCTTATGACCACAGGTTTTCAGCCGGAAGAGTTAGACAGTGTCTGTATATCCATCGATAAACTGGATAAGGTCGGACTGGATGGTGTAAAGGATGAGTTAAGTACAAAAGGTTTTAAGTCAGAAAGTATTCATAAATTAGCAGAAGTGTTATCGACTAAGCCATTCACCTTAGAAGAGGCAGAAAGACTATGCCCCGAGGAAGAGAGTGTTAAGGAGATACGTTTCATACTGGATTCAGTTAAAGCATTAAATAGTGAATTTGATGTGGAATATGATATTACCCTTATCCGAGGACAGGGCTATTATACCGGAACCGTATTTGAAGTTGAAAGCACCAAATTCAGAGGTGCCATAGCAGGCGGTGGTAGGTACGACAATCTGATTGGTAAATTCTTAAATGAGACTGTTCCTGCAGTAGGCTTCTCCATAGGTTTTGAGAGAATCTTTGGGATACTTACCGACATAGGATTCCAGATTCCGGATAGGATGAAACAGATTGCGGTTCTCTATGAGGAGAAAGATTTTATCCCGGCCATGGAGTATGCAAAAGAAATCCGTGGTAAATTTAACGTTGCTATGTATGTGAAACCAAAGAAAACCGGTAAGTTTATTGATAAATTACAGGAACAGGGCTGCGACGGATTTTATATTTTTGGACAGTCAGAGGAAATCAATTTCTTATAA